The DNA window CTACTACCTTCTGATCTGCCGAGAGAATAAATGTATTATTGCCTATTTTGATGGTCATCGAACCCGGATCTTCTGTTATCGTTATGATTATTTTATTGGGATACTGTTTTTTTATTTTTATATCAGATATAAAAGCCGCAGATTTGTAAATCCGCTTTTTTACGGAGGTTTCAGAAACTGAAAGCATTTCGTCTCCGTTTTTAATTCCTGAAAAAGCTATTATTTCATCTTGGGTATGTATGGAAGCTCCGAAAACTTCGATAACTGAAACAGTAAGGTAATATTTTTCGATAAAGTAAAATACACAAGCGATGAGCGAAGCAATTAAAAGGCAGAAAAAGATTTTCTGCCCCAATTTATTAATGCTTGCTTTTACTTCGGCTTTCTTAAGACCGCGCTCATCCATTTTGTATTATCCTGTAATTTCTTTGATTATCCTGTAAATTCTTTTATCCGAGTCAGTTACGGCAAACGCACGCATGGCCGACTTCATTTTTTCAATTATTTTGGGATTTCTGAGAAGCGCGTCGACTTCCGAGGAAAGCCTTTCACCCGAAAGCTCCTTTTCTTCTATCAGTATCGCTGCTCCTGCGTCGGCAAACATTTTTGCGTTTTTATATTGGTGATTTCCGGTTACATAAGGAGAAGGAATAAGAATGGCAGGCTTGTTTAAAACAGCAAGCTCGCTTAAGGTAAGTGCACCCGCGCGTGATATCACGATATCCGCTGCCGCCATCAGCTCCGGCATATTATAAATATACTCTAAAAGCTTAATGTTGGCAAGCCCTGAAAGCCCATTTTCTTCTGCTTTTTTATACCAGCTTTGGTAGGCGGCGGTTCCGAACGCGTGAGTATGATAAATACCTCGCTTTGACGAATAGTCCTTCATCATGTCAAACACCGCTTCATTTACCGGTCGGGCGCCAAGGCTCCCTCCGTATGAAAGTACGAAAGGTCCGGTTATTCCCAGCGAATCTCTCGATGCGAGTTGGTTAGATCCGAGCATTCTCGGATCAACCGGATTTCCTACGACTCTTATTTTGTCCTGAGAATTAAATTCATTTTTGCTTTCTTCAAAAGCGACGAGAATTCTATCCACATATTTTGAAAGCATTTTTACGGTCATTCCTACGACGGCGTTTTGTTCATGCACAAACGTCGGTATTCTCATTTTTGCCGCGGCGCGCAGCACAGGCCAACAGACATAGCCGCCCGTGCCTACTACGGCATCCGGGCGGAATTCTCGGATTATTTTTTCAGCTTTATATACAGATGTAATGGCAAGAAAAGCGGCTTTTATATTTTTAGGAGTGAGTTTTCGCTGATATCCCATGACATCTACGTGATATATCGGAAAATTCTCCTTGCTCACAAGCCTGTTTTCCATTCCTTTCGGCGTTCCGACAAAGGCAATTGTGCTGTCCGGCTCTTCGACAAGTATTCTTTTCGCGATGGAAAGAGCAGGATTTATATGCCCTCCCGTACCGCCTCCGCTCAATAAAACTCTCATATATACGATTTATCCTTTCGACAGGAGTTGCTTTTTTAAAAATTCAACCTTATGAAGCTTACCGCAAGCGGTATTATTTGAAGACATTAATTACGGTTGATATATGAATATCTCGAAATATTTAATACAACTCCCATTTCAGACATAAAAATCGTAAGTGACGTACCTCCGTAGCTGAAAAAGGGAAGAGAAACACCGGTTGCGGGCACTGCATTCGTAACAACCGCGATGTTGAGAAGAACCTGAACCGCTATCGCCGTCGTAAGTCCCGCAGCGAGCATCGCGGCGAAACGACGCGGAGCGTAACGAGCAATATAATATCCGCGCCAGATCAACAGGAAAAACAGCAATAAAACCGCCGCCGCGAAAACAAATCCCATTTCCTCACAAAGAATCGAAAAGATATAATCGTTTTGCGGCTCAGGAAGATAAAGGTGTTTTTGGCGGCTCTGTCCGAGACCAACTCCCCATAATCCTCCGCTTCCTATCGCATAAAGAGATTGAAGCGGCTGCCATCCTTCTGTTTGCACGAAATTTTCGGGATGCAGCCATACGGTTATTCGCTTTTTGCCGTGCTCGGTAAAAAGCATGAGTGCCAATAACCCCGCCGATCCGAATATACCCATTAAAATTATATACAGCTTTTTTGCTCCGCCGAGATACAGCATTATAAAAGTGATAAGCGTTATGATGACCATTGCGGAAAGGTGTGGTTGCTTATAAAGTAATACACAGACAACGCCGAGCAGCGCTAAAATGAATACAATTCCTTTCCAGAATTTCTTGATATTTTTAGGATATGTTACGGCATACCACGCTATGAAAATGACGGCTGCTATTTTTACGAATTCTGATGGCTGAAGGCTTGCGAAACCCAGGTTGATCCATCTTTTGGCGCCCTTGACGGAATAACCGATGATCGGAACAAGAGCGAGGGCACCGACAGCGGCCGCCGACAGCCATGGGGCGAATCTTTCATAAAAAGTATATGGTATTACCGACGTCAAGAAAAGGACGATCAAAGAAATGACGGCCCAGATGATCTGCCTTTTTGCGAAATAATAACTGTCTCCGTCAAAATATTGTTTTGCGTATACATAGCTTGCCGAAAACACCATTGTTGTCCCTATGCAGAGCAGAATTATGACAAGCAGCAAAAACGGACGGTCAACTCCGCTTTTAATCTGTATATCGGCGCCGCTTTCCGGTGTTTTACCTATGACGCGTTTTCTGCGTATTTTTCTTGCAATGCCGGTTTTTTCTATGCCGGAAGGAGAATGTGGAACTGCGGCACGGGATGCCGGAATATTTTCCGGCGCGGGACTCCGGCGCGCGCTTTTATACTTCCTTGAGCCATTTTTTTGCAAACTGAGTACCTCTAAAACCCTAAGTATGATACGGCGCATAATACCGCCGTGACTGCGGCAAATATGCGTACTATCTTCTTTTCATGCCAGCCGCTCATTTCAAAATGATGATGAATCGGAGCCATTTTGAAAATACGCTTTCCGGTAATTTTAAAGCTTGCGACTTGTAAAACAACAGAAACTGATTCCAGCATGAATATAAAGCCGGCAACTATAATGATCAGCGGATTTCCGAACCAGTATGCCACACCCGCTACTGCACCACCGAGGAATAATGAACCGGTATCGCCCATAAAAATTTTTGCAGGATATATATTATAACACAAGAAACCGATGATGCCGCCGCATAACCCGCCGAGAATCGTCAGCTTTGTAAGGTTCGCATCAGAGTATTCAGATAAAGTCGTGAAAGCGACAGCCGTGAATAAGATCATATAAATGAGTGTTACGCTCCCGGCCAGTCCGTCGAGTCCGTCTGTGAGATTGACGCTGTTGACGACATAAACAATGAAAAGTATTGAAAAAAGCCAATAATACATGCCGAGATCATATGATACATCCGTAAAAGGTATGCGAATCGAGGTTGTGATATGCCCTCCGGAAGCCATGGCAAATAAAAATGACGCGGCAACCGCAAACTGAAGGATCAGCTTTTGAATGATATTGAGTCCTTTGTTTTGCTTTTTGACAAATTTTACATAGTCGTCAATAAAGCCGATTGCTCCGTTTAAAAACATAAAAATGAAAATATAAAGCACAGCAAAGCTTTGTTTGATTATAACAACCGGAAGTCCGAAGATAAGAAAAGCGGCGAGCGTTCCGGAAATTATGAAAAGCCCGCCCATGGTGGGCGTGCCTTCCTTAGATTTATGCCATCTCGGTCCGATATCCAATATCTTCTGACCCATTTTAATGCTTTTCAGAAAAGGTATGAATTTTCTTTCGAGAAAAAAAGCGGCGAGAAACGAAATCAAAGCCGCGCCGGCGAAAACCATCGCCGCTGTGACAGTATCATTCATATTAATATAAAATCCTTTATATCAGATTTCCTCGGAAAGTCCGAGCGAGTCGATAACATCTTCGAGCTTCATTCTTCTGCTTGCTTTGAACAGAATCGTGTCCCCGGGCTTAATAAACGAGCCAAGTGTGTCAGAAAGTGAGGTTTTATCTTCAAAGAAAAAGCATTTATCGCTGGCTAATCCCGCCTCGCATGCCCCTTTTACAATATCTGCGGCGGCTTTTCCGTATGCGAACATATAATCGATCCTGGCAGACGCCTCTTTTCCTACCGCTCGGTGCGCTGTCGTGCTCATCAGACCGAGCTCAAGCATATCTCCGAGCACGGCAATGCGACGTTTATCATAATTGCCTATAACCTTAAGAGCGGCGGTCATCGATTCTGGTCCTGCGTTATAACAGTCCGCAATTACGGTTATTCCGTTCTTTACGTATATTTTCTGCCTCAGTCCCTGCGGCTTGTATTCGGCAAGTCCTTTCTGGATTTCATCGGGAGATACCCCGCATACCTGGCCTGCCGCGAACGCGAAAAGTGCGTTCATGACGAAGTGATCTCCGACCGCGGGAAGAACGATCCTGCGTTCGCATGATTCGGTTATTATGTCAAATGAAACCGTACGGTGATTGTTCAGGATATCGGACGGATATATGTCGTTATTCGGTCCGAAGCCCGCATATATCACCTTAAGCTTCCGGCTTTTACAGGTATTTATGGCGGCTTCATCGCGCAAAAGCGGCTCGTCGCCGTTTAAGATTATGACACTGCCCGGTTTCATATGACGCGTGATTTCCAGCTTTGCGTCTCTTATCGCTTCTCTTGAGCCGAGATTTTCTATATGGCTGATCCCTATATTGGTTATTATGGCAATATCGGGATGGCATAGCGAGGAAAGATAATCTATTTCGCCGGGAGCGCTCATCCCCATTTCACAGACAAGAGCTTCTGTCTGTTCGGTGAGTCCGGCAAGAGTAAGCGGAAGTCCGATGCGGTTGTTATAATTTCCGGGAGTTGAGTGAGTGTCAAAAGACCGTTTCAATATACAGGCAACGAATTCCTTTGTCGTTGTCTTCCCGACGCTGCCGGTGATTCCGACTGTATGCTTCAATGAAAGCTTATCCTTTATTGCCATACCGAGCTTGCCGAGCGCTTCGTATGTATCATTTACAAGAAGCATTGGCGCACCGCTGCCTGTATCACGTTCCGCAACGGCGCATACGCCGCGCGGAAGCGAGGCAATAAAATCGTGTCCGTCGAATTTATCGCCGCGAAGAGCAAAGAATATTTCACCGGGTTTGACGCTGCGGGAATCCGTGGAAACACCGGTTATATCATAATCGGCGTCAATATTTATCATTTTCGCTTTTAATATTTGTGCTACTGATGAAACGGAAATCGCAATCATTTATTGTTTACCTCTTAAGCTTTAAATAATCCAGAACGACATTTCTTTCCGAAAAAGGGTGTTTTCCGGTGCTGTCGATTTCGTATTCTTCGTGACCCTTGCCGGCAAGCAGTATAACATCGCCGGCCTCCGCAATATCTATGGCGTAATGTATGGCTTCAATGCGGCTTGTTATTGTCTTATATGGCGTATTTGTATCCGTTATTCCCGCCAGTATGTCTGATATTATGGATTCCTTGCTCTCCGAACGGGAGTTGTCAGAGGTGATTATCACATAGTCTGACATATCGCATGCGATCTTTCCCATAATCGGGCGCTTGGTTTTGTCGCGGTCACCGCCGCACCCGAACAACGTTATAATACGCTGTTCCGCAAAGCCGCGAATCGTTTTCAGGACATTTTCAAGAGCGTCGGGGGTGTGGGCAAAATCAATGAAAACAGAGAAATCCGTGTCCGTTTTTATCCTGTCAATACGTCCGCATACGTTATCCATATTCTCCAGCGCATTCGAAATGATATCCGGTGAAATGCCGAGATTTAACGCGCAGGAAACAGCGGCGAGCGAATTGTATACTGTGAAAAGACCCGGTATCGGCAGCTTCATACGAAAAATAAGACCCTTTGAAAGCAGCTCGTATTCCACGCCGTGCGCTCCCTTGAACCTTATGTTTTTGGCGGTGAAATCCGCTTCGTTGCCGTTTATGCCGTATGTTATGCATTCGCATGGCGCGGCTTTCATCATATCCGCCGCGGCGGGGTCATCGTTGTTGAACAATCCGTATTCGCACATGGTGAAAAGCTTTTCTTTTGCGTGGCGATAGTTCTCCATTGTCTTGTGAAAATCCAGATGATCGCGCGTCAGATTTGTAAAAATTCCCGTTGTAAAGCTCAATCCCGCGATCTTCTCCAGCTCCAGAGAATGAGATGATACCTCCATTATTAAAACATTAACGCCCTCGTCGCGCATGGTTGCGAGGATTTTAAATAAAAGCTCGGGATCAGGTGTCGTCAAAAAGCTGCCTGACTTATCGCACTCGAATTCCCGGTCGCCGATGAGATATTTCATTGTACCTATGAGGCCGGTCTTGAAGCCGGCGGCCTCGAATATATGCTTGAGCATATATGAGGTCGATGTCTTGCCGTTGGTGCCCGTTATTCCCACAGAATACTTAAAGCTCTTTTCGGGCGCGCCGTAAAAAACCGACAGACATTTTGGCAGCGCGGCACGCGTGTCCGGCACAACCGCATATGGTATATCATTTGCAAGAGGCTTTTCGGAGATAATGACAGAGGCCCCGGCCCGGATTGCTTCCGAGGCGAAGTCGTGTCCGTCGAATACCGCTCCCTTAAGGCATACAAAGGCGTATCCGGGCATAACTTTTCGGTTATCTGATACAACCCCTGAAATTTCCGGATCTCCTTTTATATTCGATTGCTCAATACCAAGCGTTTTAATTATTTCAGAATAATGCATGGCTTTCCTTCCTCTGCGGATACGCCGCGTATGTACTTGCATGGATTATCAGACAGCAACATATGAGCTTGTATTATGTAACAATAAGCTTGTCATTCTATTCCGTTGTAATGTCTGAATTCAACCGAAATTACCGTGCCTGGTGCCACAAGCTCTTTTTCGGGGATGCTTTGTTTAATCGCTATTGCACCGTCAACCATATCCATGGTAGAGTCGACAAGATTAATGTTCAGTCCGGCGTTGATGATCGCCTTGTTGGCGTTTGCGGCGGTCATGCCGATAATATTCGGAACCTTTACGGTGTTTTCAGGAACGGCATCACCTGTATACAGCACAACTATTCCATTTTGCATTAAGCTTGTGCCATGCGCGGGAATTTGCTCCTTTACCGTGTCGCCATCGCCTATGATTTTGCAATTCAACTTTTTGGTTTTCAATTCATCTGAAGCATCATTGACGTTTCGTCCTCTGTAATCGTCTATCGGATTGGCGATTAAACTGAGCTCGCTGTCGGTATATTTGGGTTCAATTCCGAGATACGGCAATACCTCTGAAAGTACCTTTGAAACCACGGGAGCGGCAATAACGCCTCCGTAATATGCTCCTATAGGTTCATCTATCATTATTATTATTGCGATTTTTGGATCATCGGCCGGAGCGAACGCCACACAGGACGAGGTATATTCTGTTTTTCCTTTGTTTTTTAGTTCTGTTTTAACAGATGTTCCTGTTTTTGCCGCGATTTTATATCCGACGACCGCCGCGTTTTTGCTTCCCCCGTCGATGACGCCTTGCTCAAGTATGGAACAGATTCTGTTTGCGGTGCTTTCGGAAATAACTTGGCGTGTTTTATCGACATCGTATGATTTAAGTATATTGCCGTTTTTATCAAGCGTTGCCTTCAGCACGTGAGGAGTTACCTTATAACCGCCGTTGGCCACGGTAGAGATAGCTGACAGATGTGATATCGGAGTGACCTTGAAGTTCTGACCGAACGATGCGACCGCAAGGTCGACAGAGTTGAATGTGTTGAGATTGAAGAAATAATTGATTGCTTCGCCGGGAAGATCAATTCCGGTGCGTTCCGTATATCCGAACGCTTTATAGTATTTATAAAACAGG is part of the Oscillospiraceae bacterium genome and encodes:
- a CDS encoding UDP-N-acetylmuramoyl-L-alanyl-D-glutamate--2,6-diaminopimelate ligase, giving the protein MHYSEIIKTLGIEQSNIKGDPEISGVVSDNRKVMPGYAFVCLKGAVFDGHDFASEAIRAGASVIISEKPLANDIPYAVVPDTRAALPKCLSVFYGAPEKSFKYSVGITGTNGKTSTSYMLKHIFEAAGFKTGLIGTMKYLIGDREFECDKSGSFLTTPDPELLFKILATMRDEGVNVLIMEVSSHSLELEKIAGLSFTTGIFTNLTRDHLDFHKTMENYRHAKEKLFTMCEYGLFNNDDPAAADMMKAAPCECITYGINGNEADFTAKNIRFKGAHGVEYELLSKGLIFRMKLPIPGLFTVYNSLAAVSCALNLGISPDIISNALENMDNVCGRIDRIKTDTDFSVFIDFAHTPDALENVLKTIRGFAEQRIITLFGCGGDRDKTKRPIMGKIACDMSDYVIITSDNSRSESKESIISDILAGITDTNTPYKTITSRIEAIHYAIDIAEAGDVILLAGKGHEEYEIDSTGKHPFSERNVVLDYLKLKR
- the murG gene encoding undecaprenyldiphospho-muramoylpentapeptide beta-N-acetylglucosaminyltransferase, with product MRVLLSGGGTGGHINPALSIAKRILVEEPDSTIAFVGTPKGMENRLVSKENFPIYHVDVMGYQRKLTPKNIKAAFLAITSVYKAEKIIREFRPDAVVGTGGYVCWPVLRAAAKMRIPTFVHEQNAVVGMTVKMLSKYVDRILVAFEESKNEFNSQDKIRVVGNPVDPRMLGSNQLASRDSLGITGPFVLSYGGSLGARPVNEAVFDMMKDYSSKRGIYHTHAFGTAAYQSWYKKAEENGLSGLANIKLLEYIYNMPELMAAADIVISRAGALTLSELAVLNKPAILIPSPYVTGNHQYKNAKMFADAGAAILIEEKELSGERLSSEVDALLRNPKIIEKMKSAMRAFAVTDSDKRIYRIIKEITG
- a CDS encoding FtsQ-type POTRA domain-containing protein, which codes for MDERGLKKAEVKASINKLGQKIFFCLLIASLIACVFYFIEKYYLTVSVIEVFGASIHTQDEIIAFSGIKNGDEMLSVSETSVKKRIYKSAAFISDIKIKKQYPNKIIITITEDPGSMTIKIGNNTFILSADQKVVGCLSDIKENLTETPHRIELKINKVKRCIVGEYIQYNDVNLFDAVDKLYCVLKSKEISDCISYIDVTNKFYITLEFKNRFLIYFGDWDNAIYKTALFIKVVDELYEDDTGEIDVSNTREAIVNLYSKI
- the ftsW gene encoding putative lipid II flippase FtsW, whose protein sequence is MQKNGSRKYKSARRSPAPENIPASRAAVPHSPSGIEKTGIARKIRRKRVIGKTPESGADIQIKSGVDRPFLLLVIILLCIGTTMVFSASYVYAKQYFDGDSYYFAKRQIIWAVISLIVLFLTSVIPYTFYERFAPWLSAAAVGALALVPIIGYSVKGAKRWINLGFASLQPSEFVKIAAVIFIAWYAVTYPKNIKKFWKGIVFILALLGVVCVLLYKQPHLSAMVIITLITFIMLYLGGAKKLYIILMGIFGSAGLLALMLFTEHGKKRITVWLHPENFVQTEGWQPLQSLYAIGSGGLWGVGLGQSRQKHLYLPEPQNDYIFSILCEEMGFVFAAAVLLLFFLLIWRGYYIARYAPRRFAAMLAAGLTTAIAVQVLLNIAVVTNAVPATGVSLPFFSYGGTSLTIFMSEMGVVLNISRYSYINRN
- the mraY gene encoding phospho-N-acetylmuramoyl-pentapeptide-transferase, yielding MNDTVTAAMVFAGAALISFLAAFFLERKFIPFLKSIKMGQKILDIGPRWHKSKEGTPTMGGLFIISGTLAAFLIFGLPVVIIKQSFAVLYIFIFMFLNGAIGFIDDYVKFVKKQNKGLNIIQKLILQFAVAASFLFAMASGGHITTSIRIPFTDVSYDLGMYYWLFSILFIVYVVNSVNLTDGLDGLAGSVTLIYMILFTAVAFTTLSEYSDANLTKLTILGGLCGGIIGFLCYNIYPAKIFMGDTGSLFLGGAVAGVAYWFGNPLIIIVAGFIFMLESVSVVLQVASFKITGKRIFKMAPIHHHFEMSGWHEKKIVRIFAAVTAVLCAVSYLGF
- the murF gene encoding UDP-N-acetylmuramoyl-tripeptide--D-alanyl-D-alanine ligase; this translates as MIAISVSSVAQILKAKMINIDADYDITGVSTDSRSVKPGEIFFALRGDKFDGHDFIASLPRGVCAVAERDTGSGAPMLLVNDTYEALGKLGMAIKDKLSLKHTVGITGSVGKTTTKEFVACILKRSFDTHSTPGNYNNRIGLPLTLAGLTEQTEALVCEMGMSAPGEIDYLSSLCHPDIAIITNIGISHIENLGSREAIRDAKLEITRHMKPGSVIILNGDEPLLRDEAAINTCKSRKLKVIYAGFGPNNDIYPSDILNNHRTVSFDIITESCERRIVLPAVGDHFVMNALFAFAAGQVCGVSPDEIQKGLAEYKPQGLRQKIYVKNGITVIADCYNAGPESMTAALKVIGNYDKRRIAVLGDMLELGLMSTTAHRAVGKEASARIDYMFAYGKAAADIVKGACEAGLASDKCFFFEDKTSLSDTLGSFIKPGDTILFKASRRMKLEDVIDSLGLSEEI